A genomic window from Parvularcula sp. LCG005 includes:
- a CDS encoding DUF6641 family protein, which produces MSVIEKLKIVAAEPASKMTAEERRRATLLTRLEEQLAAARHEVETGSPYQRLERVALADEETGEIKEVTRKKRFSSWWWIGADGNMFLALRYGGQPLSLKAGKSAIEVRDISEVVSVLEQLKQAALAGELDKLLAEAAKVRGVRGGAKSQKTSVKRDANT; this is translated from the coding sequence ATGTCCGTTATCGAAAAGCTGAAAATTGTTGCTGCTGAGCCAGCGTCAAAGATGACCGCTGAAGAGCGCCGTCGCGCTACGCTTCTAACGCGTCTTGAAGAGCAGCTTGCTGCCGCCCGTCATGAGGTCGAAACAGGTAGTCCCTATCAGAGGCTTGAGCGTGTAGCGCTCGCCGATGAGGAGACAGGTGAGATCAAGGAGGTCACGCGCAAAAAGCGTTTCTCATCATGGTGGTGGATAGGCGCTGACGGTAATATGTTCCTTGCCCTGAGATATGGTGGCCAGCCCTTATCGTTGAAGGCTGGCAAATCTGCCATCGAGGTCCGCGACATTAGTGAGGTCGTGTCTGTTCTGGAGCAGCTTAAGCAAGCGGCCTTGGCTGGAGAGCTGGACAAGCTATTAGCTGAAGCAGCCAAGGTGCGCGGCGTGCGTGGTGGGGCGAAGAGTCAGAAAACGTCAGTGAAGAGAGATGCCAACACTTAG
- a CDS encoding response regulator transcription factor — MVPVVLLDRESEEREVLALMLRRASLDTRLYERAKDYLSAELLSEPHIAVLAADLDDHPGTDLIHHAAHYTGAVAVIAVTSRPDIRHIVDLMNAGANDVCSRPVPSENILRWLSGQLVPGAEPIDQQKDLYRHLTRREVEVIKALLDGSRNQDIADRLGISVRTVEAHRSRIYDKLGVNSHVELIKKMNGVAE, encoded by the coding sequence ATGGTACCAGTTGTGCTGCTGGATCGGGAATCGGAAGAGCGAGAAGTCCTCGCCCTGATGCTGCGAAGGGCATCTCTCGATACTCGGCTCTATGAAAGAGCGAAGGACTATCTGTCAGCTGAGCTACTTTCAGAGCCACATATTGCAGTCTTGGCCGCAGACCTTGACGACCATCCAGGCACAGATCTCATTCATCATGCTGCCCACTATACGGGCGCCGTAGCCGTTATCGCCGTCACGTCACGCCCTGACATCCGTCATATAGTCGATCTTATGAACGCAGGCGCCAATGATGTCTGTTCGCGTCCAGTGCCATCCGAAAATATACTCCGCTGGTTAAGCGGTCAGCTGGTGCCTGGTGCAGAGCCAATCGATCAACAAAAAGATCTCTATCGCCATCTGACCCGCCGGGAAGTCGAAGTCATCAAAGCGCTTCTTGATGGCTCCCGAAATCAGGACATCGCAGATCGATTGGGGATCAGTGTGCGAACGGTAGAAGCGCATCGTTCCCGTATTTACGACAAATTGGGTGTGAATTCACACGTAGAACTCATCAAGAAGATGAATGGGGTGGCTGAATGA
- a CDS encoding AAA family ATPase → MSHALFYEPKSLSEFVWQDQNLETLIKSIVQSGTPPNLLFYGEPGVGKSTLAKLIPEALECQEYVYRTEINGCMESGIDVVRERIATTVKLSPVFGRHYIVIEEFDGMTSNAQNALKAEMDRARGSAIFIFTTNNISKVNNAILSRCTTAQLVAAPPHAWVQRVQYILQRENISYPVDDILRMIEQANGDCRRIVQNCLTATMYAPPVRATEAPIP, encoded by the coding sequence ATGAGCCATGCACTTTTTTACGAACCCAAGTCACTCAGTGAATTTGTCTGGCAAGACCAGAATCTTGAGACGCTGATCAAAAGCATCGTACAGAGCGGCACTCCGCCGAACCTACTTTTCTACGGCGAACCCGGCGTTGGCAAGTCCACACTCGCCAAACTTATCCCTGAGGCCCTTGAATGTCAAGAATACGTATACCGTACCGAGATAAATGGCTGCATGGAAAGTGGGATTGATGTTGTCCGCGAGCGGATAGCCACGACAGTGAAGCTAAGTCCAGTTTTCGGTCGGCACTACATCGTCATCGAAGAATTTGATGGCATGACGTCGAACGCTCAGAATGCCTTAAAAGCAGAAATGGACAGGGCCAGAGGGTCAGCGATATTCATTTTCACGACGAATAACATCAGCAAGGTGAATAACGCCATACTGTCACGCTGCACAACGGCTCAACTTGTCGCAGCTCCACCGCACGCGTGGGTGCAACGCGTACAGTATATCCTGCAGCGTGAGAATATCTCGTATCCCGTCGATGACATTCTCAGGATGATTGAACAAGCCAACGGTGATTGCAGGCGCATTGTTCAGAATTGCCTCACAGCAACAATGTATGCGCCACCAGTGCGCGCTACGGAGGCACCGATCCCCTAG
- a CDS encoding recombinase family protein: MRYIGYARVSTLDQSLDLQLDALHRAGCQTVYRDEGVSGAMRDREGLAAALHDIQSGDQLVTWRLDRLGRSLRHLIEVVQLINDKGAEFKSLSEAIDTSSAGGRLVFHIFGSMAEFERDLISDRTRAGQQAAKARGVHVGRRPKLTGAQVAHASVMIGTGQHTVSSMANVLRVDRTTLWRALKRCETPFSR; the protein is encoded by the coding sequence ATGCGATATATTGGATATGCCCGCGTTTCTACCCTTGACCAGAGCCTCGACCTTCAGCTGGACGCCCTCCATCGGGCAGGATGCCAGACAGTCTATCGCGACGAAGGCGTTTCAGGTGCAATGCGAGATCGTGAAGGGTTAGCAGCAGCACTTCATGACATTCAGTCAGGCGACCAACTCGTGACATGGCGACTCGACCGACTAGGACGATCTCTGCGCCACCTGATTGAAGTGGTACAGCTAATCAACGACAAGGGAGCCGAATTTAAGTCCCTCTCCGAAGCCATCGATACATCCTCTGCCGGTGGCCGACTGGTCTTCCACATCTTCGGCTCAATGGCAGAGTTTGAACGGGACCTCATCAGCGACCGGACCCGAGCAGGACAACAGGCCGCAAAGGCGCGCGGCGTTCACGTCGGACGCCGACCGAAACTCACTGGCGCACAGGTCGCCCACGCAAGCGTTATGATCGGCACAGGACAGCACACCGTCAGTTCAATGGCCAACGTGCTGCGCGTGGACCGAACAACACTCTGGCGCGCTCTCAAGCGCTGTGAGACACCCTTCAGCCGATGA